CTATTTATTTGAATTCCCCACATTCCTAATTATTATTGTATCTTTACTAAAGAGCGAGAATTTAAACATCAAATATTATAGAAATAACAAATTAGAATAATATCAAAATGGAAACATAAAAGTTTAAAGTAAATAGTAGTCAGCAGTTAATCTACTGAAACAAACTATAGCTCTCTTTTCCAATCTTTTTTCCAATCTTTTTTCCAATCTCTTTGCTTATTGCACTAAATAAACATAAAAATAAAGAGGAGATAAAATAAGGAAGAGATTGAAATAAATAAAAACCTAGTAGAAGATACCTTATTTTAAAAACTTTCTTCTGTCTGAAGAGTATAAGAAATATGAATGTTCTAACTATTCTTCATAACTTATTAAGCAATGCTAAGAGCGTGCCTTAAAATTCAAATTAATTCTACAATTGGATAATTGGAAATGCTCAATTTAAATAAGATCGTAAATTCTTCCGAAATCGGGTAAACACTGACTGATATTATATATTTTCGATGAACTTCACCTAATTCTTTACATGAGATGCATGAATTCTATCCCAATTGTGCGTTTAAGTTTAATTTTAAGACATGCTCTTACAAAAGGGAAATATAAAAGTTGATGTCAGCATTTGACTATACCGAAGACAAATGTATGAATTTATCCTGAAACTCAATTACTTTATAAATCTTCTACTTCAAATAATCAGTCAAATTCGTGATCATTTTTACATATTATTATGTATTTTTTTAAATGATATTAAGGGGTTTATTTTTCCATCATGGTTCCTTTCTCCTGTTTTTTATCATTTCGACAGCTTTCTCTATCTGCTGTATCCTAGTTTTTTCCTTTTTTGCCGACATGATCCACTGTACATACTCTTTCTTGTGAGTGTAGGAGAGCTTTTCAAATAATTCCATTGCTGTGCCATCGGCTGATAATCGTTCAAGAAGCTCCGCCGGGATTTCGATAGTTCTTTCCTCCAGATCTTCTTCTATTATTACATGAACTATATCCCCTGAATTCTTGCCAATTTTCTTGCAGATTTCTTTAGTCAGCCCGATAATATGGCAGTCATGCCCCATTTTTACAAGAGAACCCCTGTAAAGTAACCCGTCAAAAAAGGCTTTAACTTTTACCTGTCCCTTTTTCCCGAATTCTTTTTCGACAACATATGGAAATTCGATGTATCCCGCATCCAATCCTTCGTGTTTTATTATCCTTGCATCAAACTCATACTTGCTCATATCCCATTCGTCCAGTAATATGTCAGTCCGATTTTTTACAGTTCAAATTTTGTTAGTCCCATCCCAAATGTAGAATCAAATCCAATTTTAAGACAGGCTCTTAGATATTCTGAAGTTATACCGAGTCGTCTAAAGTACTCTTCTAATAGTTGTTGCTGGATTAGCTAATTATGATCCATACTTGATACAACAATGGAACTCTCGCTGATAGCTGAAATGATTTTACTCACGGAAAAAACAGAATTAACCTTTGCAGGTTAATTTACTCAGCGGAATCATTTGCCGCCAAATGCCCTGACGACATCGTTAGAGCAGGTGTATTCCCTGTCTGGAATACTCTTAAGATCTTCCATTATGGTATTATCAGCTCCGTGTTTCAAGGCTTGCTGAATAAGTTCCTTCTTTGTTAAAGGAAAGTGCAAATTTTTTAGTATATTCCGAACTTCAACATAACTGGCTTGCATTGGTTTTCTCCCCCTGTTTGGTTATATTATACTTAGGAATCATCGTCCTGATAACGGTTTACTCCTTGATATGCCTAAAAAACTCACATAACTCTATCCAATTTACTTATAATTAAAGATTTATAAAAATAATACGATAAGTATTTACCTATAGGAACTCAAGACTGCACAGTCCTTTTTTCAGTTCCAATGAAGAACATCCTATCATCGGATATAGGAGGCTCTGTAGAGCCTTCAAAAAAGAGCGGATCAGAAGAAAAGCAAAACACATAATGTCTCATTTTTTATATGTTACTAAACCGGATCGTGAACTCAGTACCTTTGTCCCTCTTAATCTCAATTTCACCGTCTAACTGATCGACAAGGATGTCCACAAGCTGCATACCAAGAGTATCTGAATTTTCTAAATCAATATTTTCTGGAATACCAACTCCGTTGTCGGAGACTATAAGAGTATATCCAGTATCTTTTCTTTTATGTTTTCTGTTATCGTCAATTAGCTCATCTGTAACCTTTTCACCGGTAAGTTTAATTTGGATCTCTCCAGCCTTTTGACCTGGAAATGCATGTTTTAAGGAGTTTGAAACAAGTTCGTTAACAATCATCCCTAATGGAACTGCAATATCCATATCAAAGAATGCATTTTTCTCCAAATTCATGAACAAGCAGATATTTTTACTTTTAATCATGTAAGTGTGAAACAGGTTTTTAACTAAATTTTGAAGGTATGCTGAAAAGTCCAGAGTATCTGCTTCTCCTTCCCTGTAAAGCTCTTCATGAATAAGGGACATTGAAATTACACGGCTCTGGCTTTCTCTGAAAGCTTCAAGTACCTCTTTGTCCCTGAACTTCTCTGACTGGAGATCCAGCAGGGAAAAGATAACCTGCAAGTTATTCTTTATTCTATGATGAATCTCTTTTCTTCTGATTCCCTTTCTTTTACTACGGCCTGTTCCGCCTTTTTCCTCTGCAACGCCTGCACTATCGCTGATGCAATTGCTTCCAGGTCTTCCTGCTGCTCGGAGCTATAGCCACTTAAACGGTTTGCTACTGCAATTATGCCAATCGTTTTTTCTCCTGAAATTAGAGGAACTCCAAGAAACGAAGTGAGCTGCGGATGTCCACCTGGAATACCGATGCTATCGGGATGTGACGGTGGATAATTGATAAAACAAGACCTGTAACATTTCCGCCTGAATCCTTTACAGGCATTAAGCTCCAGTCCCAATAGGTGACTCCACGTTCGGGTTGGTCGGGATAGACAAACGGCTTGTCCTTGTAGAATACACCTTCGCCAGTGTCCCGAACACTCCGGAAAATGGCCTCATTTTCTGCATGAGGATATAATGCGAAATGGTTCTTGCCAATCATTTCCTCTGGCTTCATCTTGCACGCTTCGGCATAGGCGGGATTGACCCACACGAAGTTGAACTGAGGATCGAAAAAGACCAGCATAAAATCAGTAGTTCTCACGACGCTTTCAAGTAAGCCTCTCTTACGGCTGAGTATCTCTTCAGCTAGCTTGCATTCGATGAGATCCGCAGCTTGTCGAGCTAAGATGTCGATCAATATTAGTTCATGTTCAGATGGTATGTGGATCCGATTAAAGTGAGTAGAGATGATACCTATAAGCTGACTCGATCGACTAATTAGAGGTGTGGATTGAACGTCTCTAACTCCTTCATTCAACAGCACATTGAGAGCATCGCTCCCAAGAAAAACAGGATTTCGAGTGATATCCTCAACAACTAAACGTTCCATTTTTTTCATTGCAGTTCCGCATACTGCTGCATCCTCTATATCCACAAACTCAAAAAATTTTAAAAAAGAAAGATCAAAACCTATTTGTGCCGCAATTTTCAGTTTTCCTGTTGAATGGAGAGTCTCAAGGAGACTGTAAAAAAGTAGCGAAAAAAGCAGCAAAAAAAGTAATGTAAGAAGAAGCCCAGAGGTGCTATATCTACTGTATCCCCCAATACAGCCTTCGAATATTATGCTCCCCCAAGCAAGTAATTCGAAGAAGGATCAGCGACCACCAGGTAATTCTTTTGGTGCTAGATGATACCCCAGTTCGGTTCCCCAACTCCAGCACATAGCAATAACATAAATTATATTAAATAAACTGTGCCAAAAATTGTTTTCAAGCAAAAATTAATTTGACGTAAAAAATTTCAACTAAAGTGCTCTTCATTTTCAAGTGATTTCAATACCTCAAGTTTCTCCTTCGCATCAGTCATGTCCGGGTAAATGTGCAGGATTTCGTCAAAAGCCTTTATCGCTTCCCCGAATCTTTCCAGCTTTCCGAGGATGACTCCTCTGTAATTCATGGACTGGACATCCTGAGGGTTTATTCTGAGCAGTTTTTCGAAGGCTTTCAGGGATTCTTCATATTCTCCAATTTTTGCAAGAGAGATGCCGAGGTATCTAAGGGACTGCTCGTGCCAGGGGTTAATGGCAAGTGCTTCTTTAAAGGCCCTGGATGCAGTTTCATAGAGTTTCTGTTTGAAGCAGACAACCCCCACGTTATAGATTGCTTTTATGTTATCAGGATCTTTTTCAAGCACTCCGTCAAAGGCACGCAGAGCTTCCCTGTACTGCTCGAGCATGCAGAAGACAACTCCTTTATAATTCATGACATCGAGATTTTCAGGAGCAATCTCAAGGATGCGGTCAAAGTATCCGAGGGACTCCTGAGCCCTGTTTAGCTTTATGAGGGTTGTGGCTGCATTATAAAGTGCTTCTTCATTTTTCGGGTTAAAGAGGGATGCTTTTTCAAAAGCTTTCAGTGCTTCTTTCAGGTTGTCAAGTTCCAGGTGGCAGAGACCCAGATAATTAAGGCTTTCAGGGTCTTCAGGAGATGTTTCGAGAAGCTGTTCAAAGGCCCTGGCAGCTTCTTCATATTCTTCCAGGTTGAAGAGCACAAGAGCCATGTTATAAAGTGCTTCTTCATGTGCAGGCTCGCGTTCAAGGACAAGGTCAAGTGCCTGCAGGGCTTTTTCATAATCCTGAAGCTCTATACTGGCAATCCCCAGCATATAGCAGACTTCTGTATAATCCGGAAAATCAGGGGCAAAAAGAAGCACTTTTTCGAGATCTTTTGCAGCGTCTTCAAAGTTGAGGATCCTGAAACTGGCTATTGCACGACTGTAAAGGATATCTGTATTTTCAGGGTTCTCGGCAAGGGCTGAACTGAAGGCATCCCTGGCTTCTTCATATCTGCAAAGTGAAAGAAGGGCAAGCCCTTTCTGCTCCTGGGCAACTTTAAGGGAAGGGTTGAGTTCCAGAGCCCTTTCAAAAGCTTCAACTGCTTCCTGATTCTGGTCAAGTCCTCTCATTACAAGGCCACTTAAATACCATACATCAGCAACCATCGGTTTTTTCTCAAGGACTTTTTCAAAAGTGTCACAGGCGTCTTCATACTTCTCGATTTTGAGCTGGGCAAGCCCTATCTTGGTCCAGGCATCTTCTAACTCAGGAGCATTTATCTTCGACTCCTCTCCCGACTCTTCTCCCTGGTTCGGGACAGCCTGTTTAAAGGCTTCAAGGGCTTCTTCATAATGCTCCTGTGAAAATAGCACAAGCCCTTTTCCATACCATGCTTTTTTAAAGTCTGGATAAGTTTCAAGTAGCTCTGAAAAAACTTCAAGGGCTTCTTCCTGCCTTCCAAGCTCCAGAAGTGCTATTCCTCTGTCGTAAAGAGTCTCTTTTGAAGCCGATCCTTCTCTTGCAAGCTTCTCAAGCGGAAGTAGAGCTTCTTCAGGTTTTCCGAGCTCTATAAGGATGGACGCAAACTTTTCAAGGAGTTCCCGAGAGATCAGGGAATTTTCTTCCTGAGTTTTTTCGATCTTATCTCCTTTGTCTTCTTCGGTTAAGTTTTCCGCAGAAAGTTCAAGAAGGGAATTTACCGCAGATACGGCTTCTTCCGATCTGCCAAGTTCGAAAAGGGCAAGAGCTCTTTTTTGCAGGATTTCGGGATTCTGTACTTCTGTTTCGAGGAATCTGTCAAAGGCTTTTACAGCCTCTGCATAGTTTCCTGTTTCGAAGCAGGAAAGTCCTGTATAATAGGGAATATCAGGCTTCTGGCATCCAAGTTCAAGAGCTTTTTCGAACCCCTGCAGGGCTTCCGTGAAGTTGCCAAGCCTGAAAAGTGCGAGACTTTTCAGATACTGCAAGTCTGCCTTTTTCGGGCAGTACTCCTGCGCTGCTTTAAAGGCTTCAACTGCTTCTTCATACCTGCCCAGTTCAAAGAGAGTGTACCCTCTCTGTTCAAGAGCATAAGTACAGTCAGGCTTGAGTTTAAGGACAAGGTCAAAGGCATCCAGAGCGTCCTGGATTTTTCCAAGGACTTTTAAAGCAACCCCTTTCCTGAAAAGAACAGTTTTCCTCGCCGGAGCCTGACTTAGAACCTTCTCAAAGATCCCAAGGGCTTCTTCATAATATCCCTGTTTGAAACAGGCAGTACTCAGGTGTGCAAGGGCTTCAGAATTTGTTGCATCTCTGGCAATAACTTCTCTAAAACCTGATGCCGCTTCTTCGTATTTTCCAAGTCTGAGAAGAGCTAGACTCTTTTTATAGATAAGATCAGTATAGACAGTTTCCGGGATTTTTTCCTGGTCAGGAGTTTTACTGAGAGCTATCTCAAAAGCTCGGAGAGCGTCCTCAAAGTTTCCAAGTTCAAAACTGGAAATGCCTAGTTGATAGCATATATCATATGTGTCCCGGAATGCGGGATCGATTTCAAGAGCCTTTTTGAAAGCGCCGGAAGCTTCTTCATGTTTCCCGAGTTTTGAACAGGACAGTCCTATATAGTACCAGCCCTCTGCAAACTGCGGGTCCTGTTCAGTAAGCCTTGAAAATTCTTCAAGTGCCTTCTCATAAGCTTCTTGGTAGATGAATACAAGCCCCTTCCAGTAAAGTACAGAATAGGGTTGTTGAGAACAGGATCTTTGAGAGTTCACGCCTGTTCCTTCATTCTCTTTTGCTTCATTTTCGCTTATTCTTTCATCCCCATTCCTTTCTTTTTCACTTATTTCTTCAAAAAGGGTAAGAGCCTCAGTGTACTGTCCAAGTTCAAAGTACTCAATTCCTAGCCTGAACTTTGCCTCTTCGAGCCTGGATTTTACCTCTTCCCTACCCGGGTCAAGTTCAAGCAGATGTGAGAGAGTTTCGGTTGCTTCCTTATTCTTTCTCAGTTCAAAGAGGCAAATCGCTCTGCTGTTAAGGGCTGAGAGGTTTTTCGGGTCTTTTTCCAGCACAGCTTCAAAGGCTTCGAGAGCTGGTTCATGCTGGCCGGCTTCTAAAAGACAGTTTGCCCTGTATTCAAAGGCTGCATGCAGTTCCGGATTAAGGTTGACAGCTGATTCAAAAGCCCTTGCTGCCTCTTCCTGCCTGTGCAGGCTGTAGAGGATCAGACCTTTGTAGTACCAGGCCGTGCCGGAGTCGGGTTTTTTCTTAAGTACGCTTTCAAAAGTTTCCAGAGCAGAGGTGCATTTTCCAAGCTTCATCTGGGCAAAACCCTTGAGGATTCCGGCATCTTCGTACTCGGCATCTTTTGTAATTACTTCATCAAAGGCTTTTACAGCGTCCTCAAAGTTTTCCAGCTTCAGGAGAGCAAGCCCTCTCCTGTACCAGGCTTCTCTTGATTCGGGTCTTTCAATCAATACTTTTTCGAATGCCTGCAGGGCAGTTTCATACTTCCCGAGTTCCATTGCAAGCTTCCCTCTCCTGCACTGGATTTCCGTATCACCCGGGTTCTTTGCAGCAAGTTTTTCAAAGGTTTCCAGAGCCTTTTCATATTCTCCAAGTTCCATTAATGCTACTCCCAGGCTGTAGGAAAGGTCAGGATAATCAGGACTTAGGGAAACGACTTTTTCAAGGTATTCGAGGGCATCTTCTTTTCTTCCAAGTTTGAGCAGGGATATGCCCAGGTTGTAGAGAGAATCAATATCTTCCGGGTTTACTTTAAGGACTTCGGCAAAGGCTTCTTCAGCTTTTTCGTATTCTTCCGAGGCAAAAAGCAAAAGTCCTCTGTTCTTCCAGGCATCTTCAAAGTCAGGTCTGAGTCTTATTGCCTCTTCGAAGGCTTCAAGGGCTTCTTCGTTTTTTCCAAGCTTTCCGAGTACTATTCCTTTCTTGTTCCAGCCCTTCTCAAGGTAGGGATTCAGCTGCAAGCCTTCCTCAAAAGCTTGAAGGGCTTCTTCGTAACGTTCAAGAGAATAGAGGGCAAAACCTTTGTTCATCCAGCAGATTTCGTCATCAGGCTTCAGATCTGCTGCTTTCTCAAAAGCATCAAGGGCAGGCTCAAGTTTCCCGATATCCAGGAGAATAAGTCCTTTCTGAAGCCAGAGGTTGTGGTTTTCAGGTTCCTTTTCCAGGCTTTTCGTAAGTGGTTCGAGCGCTTCTTCAAAACGTCCGAGCCCTGCAAGTACAGTACCCCTGAACTTCTGGGCTTCGGTAAAATCAGGGTTATGTTCAAGTAGCCTTTCAAGAGCCTCAAGGGCTTCTTCATACTTCCCTGTTCTGGCAAGCAGGCGCCCCTGCTGGAACCACGCATCCGTGTTTGTAGGGTCAAGTTCGGTGACACGGGCAAAGGATCGGGCAGCTTCGGCAAAGTTCTGCAGTTTCAAAAGAGCAAGTGCCCTGTTATACCAGATTTCTTTCATATCAGGATAAATTGTAAGCATGGAATCGAAAGCTTCAAGGGCTTCTTCATAGACCTCAAGTTTCATGAGTGCAAAGCACTTATAGTTCCAGGCTTCAAAATAGATAGGGTCGAGTCGGATTGCTTCTTCAAAAACTTCTATGGCTTCGTTAAGCCTGAGGAGCTGTGTAAGAGCAAAACCTTTCCCGAACCAGGCTTCTCTGCGCTCTGGATTAAGTTTCAATACTTTTGAAAAGGTTTTTTCCGCATCCTCATATCTTGAGAGTTCGCTTAAGAGAATACCTTTATGGTAGAGTGCAGCTTCATTTGCAGGATATTTTTTTAAGAAATCTTCGAGAGCTTCGAGAGCTTCTTCTTTTTTCCCCAGCTTTGCAAGAACAAGACATTTCTGTTCAAGTGCATTCGTATTCTTCGGGTTTTCCCGAATAAGAAAATCAAAGCATTCGAGAGCCTCTTCATATCTTTCAAGTTTTGCAAGGATAAGACCTTTTGCGTAGCAGGCTTCCGAATCTTTAGGGTTAATTTCAAGGGCACGTCCGAAGTTTTCCAGGGCTTCTTCATACCTTTCCGCCTTTCCGGCTACTGTCCCCATTGCACACCAGGCGGCTGTATATTCAGGCTTAAGTTCAAGAGCTTTTTCAAAACAAAGAATGGAAGCTTCAGTTCTATCTATTTCGGCAAATGCAAGTCCTCTCATATACCAGATTTCCGGGTTATCCGGGGAAATTTCAAGGGCACTTTCGTAGGCTTCAAGAGCCTCTTCAAATTTCTCCAGAGTTGCAAGACAGGTTCCTTTTCTATAAAGGGCATCGGAGTTCCCAGGCTCGAGCTGCAGGATTTCGTTAAATGAATTGAGGGCTTCCTGGGGTTTTTCAGTTTCAAGGAGAGAAAGTCCCCTGTTAAAAAGGGCTCCTTTATGACTTGGGTTTTTATCCAGAATTTTATTGAATGTGTTAACGGCTTTTTCGTACCTTTTGTGTTTAACCAGGTCAAGGCCTCTCTGAAAGGCTTCATCGTAAACGATAATAATTCCTCCGATTCCCTTTTTTGTAATAGATCCTGCAGACTCATTCGAGTGTTATATCAATGCTTTCCTTTTAGTATGTGATTAATGCTTCCTTTTAGTTCGTATACTTCTTTTTCAAGAAAATATCAATAAAATGCACCAGTGAGTATACATCGATAAATCTGTATTGATAGGCGTTACTCATAGTGTTACTTATATGTGCTACCGATAAGCGTTCTCGATAAGTGTTTACTGATAAATGTTTACTAATAAATGTTTGCTGATAAACTTGCATCACATTATATTTTCATACTTTACCTGTCTTTTTAAATCCGGCTTCCGTTGTTCGGGCGGGATATCATTGGATATCTGGAATTTGCTATCGTATTCGCTATCGTATTCGCTATCGTATTTGCTATCATTATAATTTTTATTTAGAACCTATTTTTCTAACATACTATATAAAGAATTTCCCATAAGTGTGATTGGGAGAAAACTTTCCAAATTCCTTTTTGTACATTGTTTACCAGACATTTAAACCGTGTCTTTAAAGACAGTTTAAATTATATAATTATATATAAAAAGATATTCTAAATCTAAATTACCTTTTAAAGACTCTCATCAAGAGCGTTTTTGATGTTTTTGCAGCTGTCTTTATTATAGCAGACAAGGAAAGCAGTTTCAGGTAGCTCGTTTTTCCGAAGAAACTCTTTTATCTGAGAAACTGCAATCCCGGCTGCCCTTTCGGAAGGAAAGCCGTATGCTCCCGTGCTTATGGCTGGAAAGGCAATTGTTTTTATACTGTGTTCTCTGACAAGCTCAAGGCTCTTTCTGTAGCAGGAAGCCAGAAGTTCATCTTCTCCCTCTTTGCCTCCCTTCCATACCGGACCGACTGTATGTATAATATATTTTGCAGGCAAAAGATATCCTGAAGTAATTCTTGCTTCTCCCGTCGGGCAACCATTAAGGCTTTTACATTCTTCCAGGAGTTCAGGACCTGCAGCCCTGTGGATTGCCCCGTCTACTCCTCCCCCTCCAAGAAGTGAATTATTTGCAGCATTGACAATTGCATCCACTTCCATTTTCACGATGTCTCCTTCGAATATTTTTATCCTACCAGGATCCAGTTTCATACTTATCTCCTGCAATCAGCTCTCTTATTTTTATGGATTTTTTCTTTTTATTTCTCTTTTACACCGCTTATCGGGGTTTTTCCTGATCTTCAGGATCTTTTCTGGTGAAGATTATTTTGCTCTCCTTTTTCCGCAGTTATGTTTATATCTGAACATACTAATTTTATGTGGTTTTTTAATCTATACTTAGGATAGTTTTTTTGTCACATCATAAGTTATTTCGCATACTTTATAACAGCATACAATTCCAAATGGTTAATACAGCAATTATTGCCGGTAATGCTATTACTTAATGAGCTAATTCCAAAACTAGAACTACGTCTCTATCTCCCGAATTTGAAATAATCGATCAATTTTCTGATCAGGAAAAGAGTTATGAAACTTTTAATTGATGTGTCACTAAAACTGGTTTTGGGACAAGTTCAATATATAGTTATTAACGATCCTACAAATGTTGCAAAACCTAGAAGCAAAGCTAGTATTGAGAAAAGTGGATCGAATTTGAAAAATCTGATGTTGTTGCGTTTAATAGTTCTGTGAAGTTCATTTGCATAGGTTATTAAGAAATGAATTTAAGCTTTTTGAAGTTCTTTTATTCTAACCTGGCAAACTAAAGGCATTCCTAAATTTTAATATTTTGGACTCGAGGAGTAATTAAGGGAAGGGCCCTATATCTCCCCAGGCAAGGAAAGTGGGCAAAGGAGGTCTTTCTCTGGAGGAGCTACAAAAAAGAAACCTTTTAATCTTTAGTCTCAAAATTCATTTCAGCGACTACAGGTTGTATGTTAAGATACATTGGAACAAATTCTCTATTTTTATATTTCTCTACAAGTTTGAATTCGTTTTTTTGATAGAAGCCGATTGAGTTCTGTTTTGAATCAACAAGAATGTATCTGCAT
The genomic region above belongs to Methanosarcina horonobensis HB-1 = JCM 15518 and contains:
- a CDS encoding YdeI/OmpD-associated family protein — its product is MSKYEFDARIIKHEGLDAGYIEFPYVVEKEFGKKGQVKVKAFFDGLLYRGSLVKMGHDCHIIGLTKEICKKIGKNSGDIVHVIIEEDLEERTIEIPAELLERLSADGTAMELFEKLSYTHKKEYVQWIMSAKKEKTRIQQIEKAVEMIKNRRKEP
- a CDS encoding DUF2795 domain-containing protein; this translates as MQASYVEVRNILKNLHFPLTKKELIQQALKHGADNTIMEDLKSIPDREYTCSNDVVRAFGGK
- a CDS encoding PAS domain-containing protein yields the protein MLLFSLLFYSLLETLHSTGKLKIAAQIGFDLSFLKFFEFVDIEDAAVCGTAMKKMERLVVEDITRNPVFLGSDALNVLLNEGVRDVQSTPLISRSSQLIGIISTHFNRIHIPSEHELILIDILARQAADLIECKLAEEILSRKRGLLESVVRTTDFMLVFFDPQFNFVWVNPAYAEACKMKPEEMIGKNHFALYPHAENEAIFRSVRDTGEGVFYKDKPFVYPDQPERGVTYWDWSLMPVKDSGGNVTGLVLSIIHRHIPIASVFQVDIRSSLRFLEFL
- a CDS encoding tetratricopeptide repeat protein, with amino-acid sequence MTKKGIGGIIIVYDEAFQRGLDLVKHKRYEKAVNTFNKILDKNPSHKGALFNRGLSLLETEKPQEALNSFNEILQLEPGNSDALYRKGTCLATLEKFEEALEAYESALEISPDNPEIWYMRGLAFAEIDRTEASILCFEKALELKPEYTAAWCAMGTVAGKAERYEEALENFGRALEINPKDSEACYAKGLILAKLERYEEALECFDFLIRENPKNTNALEQKCLVLAKLGKKEEALEALEDFLKKYPANEAALYHKGILLSELSRYEDAEKTFSKVLKLNPERREAWFGKGFALTQLLRLNEAIEVFEEAIRLDPIYFEAWNYKCFALMKLEVYEEALEAFDSMLTIYPDMKEIWYNRALALLKLQNFAEAARSFARVTELDPTNTDAWFQQGRLLARTGKYEEALEALERLLEHNPDFTEAQKFRGTVLAGLGRFEEALEPLTKSLEKEPENHNLWLQKGLILLDIGKLEPALDAFEKAADLKPDDEICWMNKGFALYSLERYEEALQAFEEGLQLNPYLEKGWNKKGIVLGKLGKNEEALEAFEEAIRLRPDFEDAWKNRGLLLFASEEYEKAEEAFAEVLKVNPEDIDSLYNLGISLLKLGRKEDALEYLEKVVSLSPDYPDLSYSLGVALMELGEYEKALETFEKLAAKNPGDTEIQCRRGKLAMELGKYETALQAFEKVLIERPESREAWYRRGLALLKLENFEDAVKAFDEVITKDAEYEDAGILKGFAQMKLGKCTSALETFESVLKKKPDSGTAWYYKGLILYSLHRQEEAARAFESAVNLNPELHAAFEYRANCLLEAGQHEPALEAFEAVLEKDPKNLSALNSRAICLFELRKNKEATETLSHLLELDPGREEVKSRLEEAKFRLGIEYFELGQYTEALTLFEEISEKERNGDERISENEAKENEGTGVNSQRSCSQQPYSVLYWKGLVFIYQEAYEKALEEFSRLTEQDPQFAEGWYYIGLSCSKLGKHEEASGAFKKALEIDPAFRDTYDICYQLGISSFELGNFEDALRAFEIALSKTPDQEKIPETVYTDLIYKKSLALLRLGKYEEAASGFREVIARDATNSEALAHLSTACFKQGYYEEALGIFEKVLSQAPARKTVLFRKGVALKVLGKIQDALDAFDLVLKLKPDCTYALEQRGYTLFELGRYEEAVEAFKAAQEYCPKKADLQYLKSLALFRLGNFTEALQGFEKALELGCQKPDIPYYTGLSCFETGNYAEAVKAFDRFLETEVQNPEILQKRALALFELGRSEEAVSAVNSLLELSAENLTEEDKGDKIEKTQEENSLISRELLEKFASILIELGKPEEALLPLEKLAREGSASKETLYDRGIALLELGRQEEALEVFSELLETYPDFKKAWYGKGLVLFSQEHYEEALEAFKQAVPNQGEESGEESKINAPELEDAWTKIGLAQLKIEKYEDACDTFEKVLEKKPMVADVWYLSGLVMRGLDQNQEAVEAFERALELNPSLKVAQEQKGLALLSLCRYEEARDAFSSALAENPENTDILYSRAIASFRILNFEDAAKDLEKVLLFAPDFPDYTEVCYMLGIASIELQDYEKALQALDLVLEREPAHEEALYNMALVLFNLEEYEEAARAFEQLLETSPEDPESLNYLGLCHLELDNLKEALKAFEKASLFNPKNEEALYNAATTLIKLNRAQESLGYFDRILEIAPENLDVMNYKGVVFCMLEQYREALRAFDGVLEKDPDNIKAIYNVGVVCFKQKLYETASRAFKEALAINPWHEQSLRYLGISLAKIGEYEESLKAFEKLLRINPQDVQSMNYRGVILGKLERFGEAIKAFDEILHIYPDMTDAKEKLEVLKSLENEEHFS
- a CDS encoding O-acetyl-ADP-ribose deacetylase, translating into MKLDPGRIKIFEGDIVKMEVDAIVNAANNSLLGGGGVDGAIHRAAGPELLEECKSLNGCPTGEARITSGYLLPAKYIIHTVGPVWKGGKEGEDELLASCYRKSLELVREHSIKTIAFPAISTGAYGFPSERAAGIAVSQIKEFLRKNELPETAFLVCYNKDSCKNIKNALDESL